A region of Mycolicibacterium brumae DNA encodes the following proteins:
- a CDS encoding M28 family peptidase, with the protein MGSRLLAALSATALLAACTTSQQPTDAEPEAPTPLAGELATKVTTDAMWVHLEALSRIAKANRGNRADGTPGGEASVEYVVNTLRDKGFEVSTPEFSRVETVDVGDPSLTVSGMVYQVDQASLLLPTPKGGLTGTVVQPVKPAGCAAADYRKVPKGAIAVVDDTGCSVGEKAAAASEARATAVLVVSDGGSNGSPKGLFGRNYYEGLPIPVAVIGSSAGAAARKSQKPVKLVLDGKSVKHTSQNVLAQTKTGSTENVVLVGAHLDSVTAGPGMNDNGSGVAAVLETALALGPEPAVNNAVRFAFWGAEERQAAGSIDYVYGLDRDALNDIALYLNFDMVGSPNAGYFTYDGDLSGPADANPDPDTVPYGSAGIERTLAGYLNLAGKRPADSGLNQRSDHRVFLNFGVPVGGITTGADELKTKTQARLWGGKAGQAFDPNYHKKTDTLEQVNRDAMAITGPAVAFAVATYAYSIEGVNGVPARDKRHRTPLAR; encoded by the coding sequence ATCGGATCCCGGCTGCTTGCGGCACTCTCGGCGACGGCCCTGCTGGCCGCCTGCACCACCTCGCAGCAGCCGACCGACGCCGAACCCGAAGCGCCGACCCCGCTGGCCGGTGAGCTCGCCACCAAGGTCACCACCGACGCCATGTGGGTGCACCTGGAGGCGCTGTCGCGGATCGCCAAGGCCAACCGCGGCAACCGCGCCGATGGCACGCCGGGCGGTGAGGCCAGCGTCGAATACGTGGTCAACACCCTGCGAGACAAGGGATTCGAGGTCTCCACGCCCGAGTTCAGCCGGGTTGAGACGGTGGACGTCGGGGATCCGAGCCTGACCGTGTCCGGCATGGTCTATCAGGTGGATCAGGCGTCCCTGCTGCTGCCGACTCCCAAGGGCGGGTTGACCGGGACGGTGGTCCAACCGGTCAAACCGGCCGGGTGCGCGGCCGCGGACTACCGCAAGGTCCCCAAGGGCGCGATCGCCGTCGTCGACGACACCGGATGCTCGGTCGGGGAGAAGGCCGCCGCGGCTTCGGAAGCCCGGGCGACGGCGGTCCTTGTGGTCAGCGATGGCGGCAGCAACGGCAGCCCGAAAGGACTGTTCGGCCGCAACTACTACGAAGGCCTGCCCATCCCGGTGGCGGTGATCGGCAGCTCCGCGGGCGCGGCGGCCCGCAAGTCCCAGAAACCGGTGAAACTGGTGCTCGACGGCAAGTCGGTCAAGCACACCTCACAGAACGTGTTGGCCCAGACCAAAACCGGGTCGACGGAGAACGTGGTGCTGGTCGGCGCCCACCTCGACAGCGTCACGGCCGGGCCCGGAATGAACGACAACGGCTCCGGGGTGGCCGCGGTGCTGGAGACCGCGCTGGCCCTGGGCCCGGAGCCCGCGGTGAACAACGCGGTGCGCTTCGCGTTCTGGGGCGCCGAAGAGCGCCAGGCCGCGGGCTCCATCGACTACGTGTACGGCCTGGACCGCGACGCGCTGAACGACATCGCCCTGTACCTGAACTTCGACATGGTGGGCTCGCCGAACGCCGGCTACTTCACCTACGACGGCGACCTGTCCGGACCGGCCGACGCCAACCCGGACCCCGACACCGTTCCGTACGGGTCCGCGGGCATCGAGCGGACGCTGGCCGGGTACCTGAACCTGGCCGGCAAGCGGCCCGCGGATTCGGGTTTGAACCAGCGCTCGGACCACCGGGTCTTCCTGAACTTCGGGGTCCCGGTCGGCGGAATCACCACCGGCGCAGACGAACTCAAGACCAAGACCCAGGCGCGGCTGTGGGGCGGGAAAGCCGGCCAGGCCTTCGACCCGAACTACCACAAGAAGACCGACACCCTGGAGCAGGTCAACCGGGACGCGATGGCCATCACCGGCCCGGCCGTCGCATTCGCCGTCGCGACCTACGCGTACTCGATCGAGGGCGTCAACGGGGTGCCCGCGCGGGACAAGCGACACCGCACCCCGTTGGCCAGGTGA